A single genomic interval of Paralichthys olivaceus isolate ysfri-2021 chromosome 7, ASM2471397v2, whole genome shotgun sequence harbors:
- the svip gene encoding small VCP/p97-interacting protein isoform X1, with protein MGMCLPCLGGAADDVVVTPDPEARRRQLAEAAEKRQKETAYRGVKNPEAVERKRKKQEETEKQAMTTSASGGGGLKWQVG; from the exons ATGGGGATGTGCTTACCGTGCCTCGGCGGAGCGGCGGACGACGTCGTTGTCACCCCAGATCCT GAGGCGAGGAGACGACAGTTAGCCGAGGCCGcagagaagagacaaaaagag ACAGCATACCGTGGTGTTAAAAACCCAGAAGCGGtcgagaggaaaaggaaaaaacaggaagaaactgAGAAACAGGCGATGACGACGTCTGCGTCTGGTGGCGGCGGGTTGAAG Tggcaggtaggatga
- the svip gene encoding small VCP/p97-interacting protein isoform X2, protein MGMCLPCLGGAADDVVVTPDPEARRRQLAEAAEKRQKEKSLFQTRKSHVKVVTRQHTVVLKTQKRSRGKGKNRKKLRNRR, encoded by the exons ATGGGGATGTGCTTACCGTGCCTCGGCGGAGCGGCGGACGACGTCGTTGTCACCCCAGATCCT GAGGCGAGGAGACGACAGTTAGCCGAGGCCGcagagaagagacaaaaagag AAAAGCCTCTTTCAAACCCGTAAGAGCCATGTCAAAGTTGTAACGAG ACAGCATACCGTGGTGTTAAAAACCCAGAAGCGGtcgagaggaaaaggaaaaaacaggaagaaactgAGAAACAGGCGATGA